A region of the Arachis hypogaea cultivar Tifrunner chromosome 15, arahy.Tifrunner.gnm2.J5K5, whole genome shotgun sequence genome:
CTGACTTATTCCGAAAAGGTGGCATACCCGACGTAGCGCTATGTCCCAAAGATCAAGCGAATCTACAAATACTAGAGTCCGACCTCTTGAAAAGTTCGAACCCGGACAAAGACACTATTCATACCCTAGCTCAAAAACAAAGCCAGACCCAAAATAAATAGAAGCCCACTCAAGGATCCAACCTCTCCCTCTACTGCAGCCGCCATCCATCTCTCGCCATCGTTGTCATGTCTACGATGGTGTTTCACCTCCAGCCACAAGTTCGCGGAGGTCCAAATGGTAACCGTCATTGTTCCTCGTCCAACATTACCGTTCATCGCTAGAACGCCAGAACGTCGTTGCTGCAACACAAGAAATATCCCTCACTGTCGAATACGCTATTCTCACCTCCAACTGTAGCTTCTCACTGCCACAATGCAAGAAACATCCTTTGTCATCGAATACACTGTTCTCACCTCCAGCAACAACAACTCGCATATCTGGATTTTTCACTGCCACAATGCAAGAAACATCCTTCGTCGTCGAATACACTGTTCTCACCTCCAGCAACAACTTCTCACAtatctggatttttttttttttttgaataactttgaatgtttctttttgttagattttgaatgttctttttcaataattttagtatatttctttttgttataaaattgacTGATTTGTTAAAGAAATTGCTGGATGAATGAAATGTTgaaattttagtatatttctttttgttataaaattgacTGATTTGTTAAAGAAATTGCTGGATGAATGAAATGTTGATTACTTAAAGATTTTTTCAACTCCAAATCTTAAAAATTTCATCCAAGAAAAACAAGTATGAAAATAAGGCGAAAACAAAGCACAAGTAGCATTGTCGCAAAGCCACTGCAATTATGACCGGCTTCAAGTTCTCCATCTATTTGCCACTCCATATGCAAGTTCtcctagtagtagtagtagtagtagtagtagtagtagtaatttctgaaattatGACCGGCTTCAATTCTCTCTATATACATACAAACAGCCGTAAACTATTTATTCTGAAAACCAAAAGGCTAAACATAAAAACATGTATTTGacaaagttaaaaagaaaaaaacttattGACTCTTGCTGAGGACAATGGCTCCTTTGTTAATACAGGATGATGAGCCATCTGGAACAGGATAATGTACATGATTATATCAGCAAATAGCAGCAGATTATTTGTCTGTGTATCTTCCAAAAAGGAGGAACGAACTATTCACACGATGCTCATCAGGTAAGACCTCTGCTGCTTTTGTAGCAGGTATTTTTGGGTCCTTGTTGGAAGTTGGAAATGATAGAGAAAGTGAAAGAGATGcagcatcaccatcatcatcttccTGCTCGTTTGCCAAGCCATCTGGACAGATTTCTGGGATGTTTTTCCTGTCTACTGctccaacaaggaaaggaagcATTCGCTGtcgaggtggaggtggaggtggtatTGTTTCGCCCCTTAAACCAAGCTCTAGATTTGGAATTGCATCATGAAATCGGTCCCTGTACTCATGAGGCCCTTTTAGCAACGTGCTGCTTAGCACCATCCGTGAGTTATCAACGGGAAAGAAGGTTCTTTCGATTGATCCAACATCCTCAGGGATGATTTTCTCCTCACAAGCTTCTTTACACCCTTTTCCCTCAACTGAAGAAGACGAACCGATTTCAAGAGAGTCCCTACCTTCAGAACTGGAACCCCCATAAATCCCACCAAAACCTGCCTTCAGCTTCTTGCTAGAGCTTCCTCCATCTTCCAATTTTCCATTTACCTCGTCCCAAGACCGTTTCTGACAACTGACTACAGGAGCCTGCATAACTGTGTCAGAAAGATCTACATATTGAACTTCCTCCTCATTGTTTGCCTCCAAGTCAATATAATgataatctttttgtttctttgttggCCATTGCTTACCTTCGCCATCCATTCTCCCCAAAACTTCATCCTTACAAATACTGTTTGCAGAATCTTGGTCATGATTGTCTACAGGTGCCTCCAAGTCAATATAATGATAATCTTTCTGCTTCGTCTTAGGCCTTTGCTGATCTTCATCACCATTCATTCTCTCAGAAATTCTATCCTTACTGTCATTGCTTGCAGTCTCTGTTTCTTGATCTCCAACAGTTGCCTCCAAGTCAATAAAGTAAACACCTTTTGGTTTTCTCTTAGGCCTTTGCTGACCTTCTTCATCACTGTTTATCCTCCctgaaattttttgtttaatcgAATGGCTTTCGGCACCTTTTCCTTGATCGCAAGAAGTTGTTGCTTCCAAGTCAATATAGTGATCAtctgctttctgtttcatactggGATTTTGCTGATCTTCGTCACTGTTCACTCTCTCTGACATTTTATGATTAACAACACTGCTTGGAGTACCTCTTTCTTGTTTGCCAACAGAGGGAATCTCTGTCAACAAGGCTTTCTCTTGCTTTACAGAAATGTCAAAACCAGTTTTTGTTTCAACAGTTCTTGTATTTACACTAATCCCAATCGCTTCAGGAGGCTTAGACTCTCTGCACTGTCCATGTTCTAGTCCATTAGGTTTCTGCACAACGTTGAGAGCATCTTTTAAAAGACAGTGAGATAATCAGCCAAAAGTAACTAAAGCTACTCTTGATCAAATGCGTTTTTTTTATTAGTGATCTCAAAAGTACACATAATCTACAGCATGATCTGCAAGCAACAACAAATTATACATGTAATGGGCCATCATGTCTGGGACTTCGTTCTACACCTACTAGCTTACCATTACTTTGTTTCTTCCCAACACAAACAGTCAACTGGGTCTCGTACCGACATTACCTCCCCAGATATAATAATCAAGAATTTCTAACACGGTATGTTAAGAAGTATTATCCTCAAAGCTACAATCTTTAAATACCAAAAAATAAGAAGTGGAGAAATGTGACTGTATAATAATCAAAATTAAGGAAATTGTACAAAGCAATGCCCATAAACAATCTAGATCAAAGTGGACTTTCTAAATTCTAACTTAAATAGTGACGGGGATCATGATCAGATCACAATATTGGGAACAAGTGCATGTCGGCAGATTTATATCAAGTAGAAAACGTAATGTTTAGTCTATCAAATTACCCTAATAAGAATAAAGACGTTACCAGTGATGAACCAGTGGATTTCATCTCGTGGCATAAAAATGTACTGTCAATTGGAACCACTGATGTAGATTTGATGTCAACTCCACTATCTTGCTTCTCCAATTTTACTTGCAAACCCAGATGTGTCTGGTCATTGTTATCATTGATCATACTTGCTGTAATCCGAGGTTGGTCTATATAACCAGATGGAGGACGTGCAGCGCATACTTCATCACAGGCAATTGTTTTTTCATCTGTGTATTTTTGGGAGCAATGTGTTTCAGACTTGGTCACAACAGCAGTAGTAGAATCCTCTTCAACTGGCACTGCATTCAGACTGGGAATACAATTTTTTTCTGTAGAATCTGAATGACTGATCCTCCTCCCCCTAAATACGCCCCATAAGAAAAACAACATATTCCAGCCTGCCAAAACATAGGATGATAATCAGCCTTAACAAGCTTGTCAATAGCGAAAATATTCCAGTATGCTACTAATGAAAATATGCCAACTGAAAATACATGGTCAAATTATCATACTTGACTAATGCCAAATTTGACACAAAGCATTATCATTCTTTGCAATCTTATATTTCATCTGTTATATTGGTTTTACACAGCATTCAAACCTCTGAtgaaacaatatatataaatagaatCATGAATACAAATAAACGAATATCACCAACAATTAGCCATATAATCACCCAATGAACCATCCATTTACAAAAAAGAGAAAGCTAAAGTGAGCTATAGAACAAAAGCATGGTACCCCTTGTAAGAGATTTCCCATTCACttggaaaattcaaaatttcatacTAACTGAATATCTGCCATCTTTGAAAAACAATCTATGAAGGTATATACTTCAACACAAGCCACAAGCCCAAAATACTCTTTCATAACTAGCTTTCCATATTGGTTTGACAAAAATATGGAACGATTTCTTACGCTGTGAATTTTCAGGAAGTTGACTGGACGGGAATATAAGAAGTTCAACACCATCAAAAGTTCCTTTAAGTGCTAAATCACTTCTAATCATGTGATCCACTAGACCCTTGTAGTGCCTCTCATAACTGTATACAAACATCACTATAAAAGTCAATATCATAacaaatcaaacaagaaataaattTGCACTTCATAGAATAATGTAAAAATATAAGTGATATTCATATGCTTGCCTCTCAATATCTTTGGCAAAGAAGTAAAGAGCAATATGATCTTCTCTTGTGCCAACTTGACGAAATTGTGAAGGCCATGTGCTCAAACGAGGAACTTCATTCAGGGTAACTTTGGGTAGAAACTTGTTCACTTCCTGACGAACCTTTGGGGAAGCACAAGAGGATAAATGTGCTTGGACTCCAGCACAAAAATTAGGAGGCTTTCCATTTCGATGCACTTCAAATACACCCCTGCATGCCAACAACAAAGATCCTGTAAAACATTTCGTTGCAAAACAGGAAAAGTAACGTAGCAAGAAAATTCCAGAATTGAAGACAAACTAGTCCATGAATGAATATTCCATACTGCCAGATATATTCATATTCTGGAATGACCAACATCTTCGAAATGGCAATTGGGATGGCCAAAGCTTTATTAGACAAATCTCTTACTACAGGCTTTCCAGCAGCAAGGCCAACAGAATCTGACTTTACTGGTTGAGAACAAAAACCAGTTGGAGAAACTTTTGGTTGCTTCAAATCATCATCAGACAAACATTTGATCGAATCAGATGTAGAACTCTCAAGGATTTCTTGCTGTTCCCGGGTTTCTACAGCTGATACAATATTCTTTGGCGAGCTCGAAACAATTGGTTGGTCTTGCAAAATGACTTCACCATTCAAGTTTGTGCCTGATGGAGAAACCCCATCAGTTTGATTAGGTGTTTCTTTCTTCTTGTATATTTCAGGCCTTCTAAGTAGGGCAGCCTGGATTGCAGCTTTCAATTTATTACCCTTATGCATATCCTCAATTGAACTACTTGAAGCAGAGAATGATACTTCAGCTCCAGATTCCTGTGTATTACCAGCTGTACAAAATTCCAGAACATGGCCATATTCTTTACATTTTTGACAGATTGGATTTTTTGAAGCATTACTAAAACCTGGCCTCACACGATCATCAGAACCACCTCTGGTTTTCTCAACCTGATTTGCTGTCTCTCGTGGCCGAGGCAGGACGTCCTGTACAGCTTCATCAATATTGGTTGATGTTTTCTCTGTAACAGtcaaagaataaataaattagtATGATTCTCAACAGAGAACAGTTCTGACCACAAAATCAATACTGCAAGATGCTAAAAATGGGGGTAAAAACATAGATGATGGCAGATGGCTTTAGTAAAATGAAATGAACGATGTCAAGAGCAGCATATTTAcacagaaaaatagaaggcacAAGATACTATATAGCAGGAGTAATATGCTTCCGATTGAGGTCACACCTGAGCAAACTTGAGGCTCCAAAGTTTTCTGACTTACATTACTCACTAACTTATATGATGTATTTGATTTTCCATCCTGGTTAACCCTCAACTCTCGATTGTTGCATACTGCTGAAGGTTTAGTGGTTTCACCACGAGATGTTAGCTTCTGATCACCCTTAGCTGTAGACACAACAGAACTAGCTATTGATGAACTAACAACAGGCCGATCAGTCCTAGCTGGAAATTTCCTGTCAAATGCACCTGATTCTTTCATATGTTTTAGTCCTTTCGGCTCCTGGACAGTTGCAGACTTGGGCGAAAGCATTTTAACTTTTGGTGCAGTTGTACTTGACCTACCCAAACTTGAGGATTTGAATAACGTTGATTTTCCTGTCATGCGCGCAGGCATCTCCATATTCTTGGAAGACTGATCACCAGCCCCTTTCGGTTTCTGGGGAACAACATCATCAACAATTTTGACTCTAGGCTTGGAACTCAAGTTGTTGAAAGAACTACATTTCGATAATGTACCTGCTCATAAGAAGAAGGGGAAAAAACATTAAAATGAATAAACATCTGCAAAACAATGATAGAAAACTATCAAAGAAACTAACTGCTTAAAAGACGCAAAAAGAACAATATAGTGTGTTACAATGAAGCAACCCGTATGAAAGATAAATCCATACTCTTAGGAATTTGACTTCGGGGACCAATGGAAGGAGATCGAGCAACTTCTGTGTCATCACCGCTAGAATGATTATGAATAGGCATCAGATGACCAGGCTTCACCTTTCCTTTATCTAAGTTCTTAAACGAAGATTCACGAGACAGAGGGACTAATCTTTTAGGACTCGATGCCTTTGGTGACCCTGTGCTTGATTCAAGAGCTTGCCTTTTTGCTGCAGAAGCTACTTCAATGTTTTCCAAAAGTCGTTTGTTAGAAACTTGTGAAGTTAAACTacctttaagaattattttctcCTCAGCTTCTGGATCACAAAATTCAGTTCCACAGATATGTCAGCACATAGCCATAGGCAAGCATGGTTGCTCTACTGCTTTTATAACCCTCAATATCAGATAATGCAAATTTTCAGTTTCTAGAAAGAAATTATTATGATACACAGAGAGCATAAAGGTTCTAAAATGTCAATCCCCAGAACAATTTATTTCTTAGTATGAAACACTACTTGACACTTACCAAGCCCTTGATTTCTAGTCTCCTCTGCATATTTACATTCTTCACATAACCATTCCCCTTCAGGGACCTTCTGAAGCATTTCTCGCATGCAGTAGCTgattcaaataaataattatagtaAGATTCATTTTAGGTAAAGGAATCTGTAACAATATGACAAAAGTGATGAAGGAATAAGGGGAAATTTCTTATGCATACGTGTGCTCAGCACCATCACTGCACCTACTGCATATAGCTAGTAGATCCTCCCGACCAGCATCTCCACATATGTCACACACTTTTACCTGTTTCCCAATCAAATGAAAATCAGAAATTGAAGTAGAGGTTAAGCATCTACACATGATATAACATTCCAATCTTCCATTATAATcctcatcaactttaatttcggGGGTAAAAGGGAATAATACTCACGTCATGTTCCACAGCATCCAATTCATCACTCTCATCTTCAGATTGAAGTTCCTGCTTAAAAGGGGATTTAACCAACTCCTCAGTCTTCTCATGCTGTCCATCACGGACTGAACCTTTAAAGCTTTCATCTTTAGCATCACCTATGTTATCAGTACCTGCTTCTGACTTTGGACAAACTTCCGATGAAACCTTGGCAATACTGTCATTAGGGCTATCATTACTGGCAATTGATTTCTCACCAGATACAACAGTAGATGCTGCCTCTTTGTTCAATGATGAATTAGGGTTTTCATTAGGGCTTTCTAACAACTTTTCAGGGATACGAGACAATAATTTCCCTTCTGGATGAATTAACCTTGCACTATTTGAGAGAGATTTACCACTTTGAGATTGTCCATTCATGCTTTGTACCTTAGATGTGCTATGCCCACTATCTGCATCTTTAGAGGATGGAATCTCAGACAAACCAGACATATCAACAGATGGAGTACCAACAGATCCTTCTGCGCCTACATGACTAACTGAAGCTGAACTACAAGCATTTATTCTTTCTGCATTTCTTTGATGGCTGGTGTTCTCTAAATTAGAATCACTGGCTCTACTAATACTAGAAATGTTATCATCATGGCCTTCTAAATATTTTGAGCCCTGATACTTATCTGACAAGACCTGCTTACTCTGGGCATTTTCAGATAGAGAATCCTGACTAGAATTAACACTGAGAATGTTACTGGTTTCACTAACAGCATGCTGCAAGTTTTCAGAAGCTTTACTCCTAAGAGAAGATAAATTGCTCTGGTCCATAGAACAGTGATTATTGGCCTCCCCTAAACGACAGTTTTCATCAGAAAATTCTTCAGCCTTTGACCCCATGAGAGAATGGTTATATGTGCAAGATGAACAAGGAGCTGAACACACATTACAAGTCCCTGATTCAAGTCTCATATCAGCAGTCTGAATCATAGAATGTTTGGCAAACTTCTTTCTGATTTGGGTGATACCTACTCAAAACAAAGCATGAGTTAAAGATAGATGGAACATGTTCTCTAATCGGATTTTAGTTATCTGATTAAGGATCCCTCCAGTGTCAAAGATTTACTATGTCACTTTAGAAGAAGAGCACAATATAAATTATTACAAGCACAAAAACAACATCAGCAGGGATCCCAATCCTTAATAGCTATACTTTTCCAGAAATTAAACAGAACGAAAAACAAAgccaatatttaataataaaaccaaaataaaatagtGAGACCACCAGCCATACTTGATGCATCCGTATTCATATTTCGTACTTGCCCataaatttcatataaaaatttctACTGTGGCTCGAATAATAATGACAAAATTACTGTTATAGAGAAACATTAGACTGATGGCAACTCGTTGGAATGATGCCAATCATATTTCATTTTCCCATTCTTCCATCAGACAACAATGTGATTTAAATATCGCTGCTACTTGAAATATTCAAAACAGtaacaagataaaaaaaaaggataGCAATAAAAGAGAAGATGTACCCCAATATCTCAGAACATTCCCCTCAATGTTACCATAACTCAGCTTGATGTCCTAGTGTCCTGCCTTCAGGAAACTACTCAGCACTACAACACATCCAAATATCAAATACTCAATAGCAGATATTTCTTCAACATTTTAAAGAAATATACAATCCAAAAATACTAATCATTACACAAACTTATCCCTAAATCAACAGCATAACAGCAATTGCAAATTTCCAAGAACTATCTTAAGTGAGCTCACAGACCCAAAGCAGGAAAATAAATACTCCAAATACCCAAACCCCTTCCACTGGATGAAATCAAACCCTAAACCAGCAACACACTAAATTAACTCACCATCATCAACAAGCACACAACTTTTCAAACGCATTCACATCACCACCAGTGAAAACAGCACCTCAAAAACAAATCACACAATACTTGTCACAAAAAAACCCCTTAACACTCAAAACAAAAACCCTAAGTGGTAAAAGTTTACATGTCAATACTCAATAGGCTGGGGAACAAAAAAAGAGCCTTGGATGCATTGCAGAGCTTACCTTGCTATGGCGACAAACAACAAAGTGCCCGATGTGATTTTAAATCTGTGGGGTTATAACCAGAACTTTCAGTATTTTGTAGAGACCCACCAAATGGTGATTCAAAGTGAAAGGGGTTTCAGATGAGATGAGCATGCACTCACACATACGCAGATTACATATGATGCAGGACGATCTCTTACAAATTACAATCCCTCCGCATTTTttatatgtaataataataaattacagctcaattatataaattttcttccttttttttccctCTCACTTTCTCTGTCTGTGATctgagaaattaaaatataaaattggaAATGGGGGCTTTGGTTTCAAGAGAAATTGAGAATCTAAATCCATCTAACCCAGCTGCCTTaaacttctctctttctctttccctctctctgtcattctctctctaaaaatttttCTGTGTTCCTAAACTTTTTCTGTTTCGCTCTCTAGATTTTCtaaatgaaattaattaattaatcaatgtaCGAAACCTACATAAGAAAATCTTAAATTCTTAGCACTTGTTtgggtaaattttaaaaaaaaaaattttttttttgagttatctttttttaaaagattttatagagaagtaaaagtaattttatgtttagatatcttatgtaaaaaggtctttttatctattaattatgtttgagtataacagtataaaagtacttttttattcatttattatatggaaaacatcttttttttaagaaaaaaagatcttttaaaaaaatatgtaaattacagcttctcaaaaaaaatctttttttgattttactagtacttttacttttattactagaaatttgccaaatacgttaaaaaataaaaaaaaagatcttttttcattcaaaaaagatctttttttaacaaaataatagcgcccaaacatgcacttaaTACTgtaggttcttttttttttcattt
Encoded here:
- the LOC112749826 gene encoding ASI1-immunoprecipitated protein 2, which produces MIQTADMRLESGTCNVCSAPCSSCTYNHSLMGSKAEEFSDENCRLGEANNHCSMDQSNLSSLRSKASENLQHAVSETSNILSVNSSQDSLSENAQSKQVLSDKYQGSKYLEGHDDNISSISRASDSNLENTSHQRNAERINACSSASVSHVGAEGSVGTPSVDMSGLSEIPSSKDADSGHSTSKVQSMNGQSQSGKSLSNSARLIHPEGKLLSRIPEKLLESPNENPNSSLNKEAASTVVSGEKSIASNDSPNDSIAKVSSEVCPKSEAGTDNIGDAKDESFKGSVRDGQHEKTEELVKSPFKQELQSEDESDELDAVEHDVKVCDICGDAGREDLLAICSRCSDGAEHTYCMREMLQKVPEGEWLCEECKYAEETRNQGLEAEEKIILKGSLTSQVSNKRLLENIEVASAAKRQALESSTGSPKASSPKRLVPLSRESSFKNLDKGKVKPGHLMPIHNHSSGDDTEVARSPSIGPRSQIPKSTLSKCSSFNNLSSKPRVKIVDDVVPQKPKGAGDQSSKNMEMPARMTGKSTLFKSSSLGRSSTTAPKVKMLSPKSATVQEPKGLKHMKESGAFDRKFPARTDRPVVSSSIASSVVSTAKGDQKLTSRGETTKPSAVCNNRELRVNQDGKSNTSYKLVSNVSQKTLEPQVCSEKTSTNIDEAVQDVLPRPRETANQVEKTRGGSDDRVRPGFSNASKNPICQKCKEYGHVLEFCTAGNTQESGAEVSFSASSSSIEDMHKGNKLKAAIQAALLRRPEIYKKKETPNQTDGVSPSGTNLNGEVILQDQPIVSSSPKNIVSAVETREQQEILESSTSDSIKCLSDDDLKQPKVSPTGFCSQPVKSDSVGLAAGKPVVRDLSNKALAIPIAISKMLVIPEYEYIWQGVFEVHRNGKPPNFCAGVQAHLSSCASPKVRQEVNKFLPKVTLNEVPRLSTWPSQFRQVGTREDHIALYFFAKDIESYERHYKGLVDHMIRSDLALKGTFDGVELLIFPSSQLPENSQRWNMLFFLWGVFRGRRISHSDSTEKNCIPSLNAVPVEEDSTTAVVTKSETHCSQKYTDEKTIACDEVCAARPPSGYIDQPRITASMINDNNDQTHLGLQVKLEKQDSGVDIKSTSVVPIDSTFLCHEMKSTGSSLKPNGLEHGQCRESKPPEAIGISVNTRTVETKTGFDISVKQEKALLTEIPSVGKQERGTPSSVVNHKMSERVNSDEDQQNPSMKQKADDHYIDLEATTSCDQGKGAESHSIKQKISGRINSDEEGQQRPKRKPKGVYFIDLEATVGDQETETASNDSKDRISERMNGDEDQQRPKTKQKDYHYIDLEAPVDNHDQDSANSICKDEVLGRMDGEGKQWPTKKQKDYHYIDLEANNEEEVQYVDLSDTVMQAPVVSCQKRSWDEVNGKLEDGGSSSKKLKAGFGGIYGGSSSEGRDSLEIGSSSSVEGKGCKEACEEKIIPEDVGSIERTFFPVDNSRMVLSSTLLKGPHEYRDRFHDAIPNLELGLRGETIPPPPPPRQRMLPFLVGAVDRKNIPEICPDGLANEQEDDDGDAASLSLSLSFPTSNKDPKIPATKAAEVLPDEHRVNSSFLLFGRYTDK